From Kryptolebias marmoratus isolate JLee-2015 linkage group LG15, ASM164957v2, whole genome shotgun sequence, a single genomic window includes:
- the dut gene encoding deoxyuridine 5'-triphosphate nucleotidohydrolase, mitochondrial isoform X1, with protein MLLVVWRCSTFLDKKTDSYSDYKSKQRSLNCGHFADMPTLDVTDVSALSPSKRAKTETTEAPVLRFAKLSEHATPPTRGSAKAAGYDLYSAYDYSIGAMDKAIVKTDIQIAVPHGYYGRVAPRSGLAAKHFIDVGAGVVDEDYRGNVGVVLFNFSKETFEVKKGDRVAQLVCEKICYPDLVEEKTLDETKRGAGGFGSTGRN; from the exons ATGCTTCTCGTCGTTTGGCGCTGCTCCACGTTTCTTGACAAGAAGACAGATTCATACTCAGattataaaagcaaacaaag GAGTTTAAACTGTGGACACTTTGCCGACATGCCTACCCTAGATGTTACAGATGTTTCTGCACTTTCTCCATCAAAGAGGGCGAAAACTGAGACGACAGAAGCTCCTGTGCTCAGGTTTGCTAAACTTTCTGAGCATGCCACCCCACCGACACGAGGCTCTGCAAAGGCAGCAGGATATGACCTCTACAG CGCCTATGATTACTCCATTGGAGCCATGGATAAGGCCATTGTGAAGACTGACATCCAGATTGCTGTTCCACATGGATACTACGGCAGAGTGG CACCAAGATCGGGCCTGGCAGCGAAGCACTTCATCGATGTCGGTG CCGGTGTCGTAGATGAAGACTACAGGGGGAACGTGGGCGTTGTGCTCTTTAACTTCAGCAAGGAGACATTTGAAG TGAAAAAAGGTGACAGAGTCGCTCAGCTGGTTTGTGAGAAGATTTGTTACCCAGACCTGGTGGAGGAAAAG acACTCGATGAAACCAAACGCGGCGCTGGAGGCTTTGGATCAACTGGACGCAACTGA
- the slc12a1 gene encoding solute carrier family 12 member 1: MEKIGSNGGGHVNSSYDPTLDEPPVYNETNFSNEEHRTVRPSVMSAFGHDTLDRVPNIDFYRNAGSVSGHRAVRPSLQELHEVFQKNGAIDVPETVDDDGETSDGTPSDDLESAVLPDSKGAVKFGWIRGVLVRCMLNIWGVMLFIRLSWVFGQAGWGLGIVVIALSCVVTIITGLSMSAICTNGVVRGGGAYYLISRSLGPEFGGSIGLIFAFANAVAVAMYVVGFAETVVDLLKEYASLMVDEINDIRIIGCITVVLLLGISVAGMEWEAKAQIVLLIILLVAIVNVFVGTAIPATADKKSKGFFGYQSNIFMENFPPAFRDGETFFSVFAIFFPAATGILAGANISGDLRDAQAAIPKGTLLAIVITGITYLGVALCVSATVVRDATGNTTDIINSSSFCNGSAVSACELGYNFSSCATQTCKFGSMNNFQVMTMVSGFGPLITAGTFSATLSSALASLVSAPKVFQALCKDNIYKALHFFAKGHGKNNEPIRGYILTFIISVAFILIGNLNTIAPIISNFFLASYALINFSCFHASYAKSPGWRPAYKYYNMWLSLLGALLCCVVMFVINWWAALLTYGIEILLYVYVTVKKPDVNWGSSTQAVTFVSAVSNALSLAGVEDHVKNFRPQILALTGSAQSRPALLDLAHCFTKNYGLCLTCEVFVGPRSETLQGMNAGMERNQLYLNKTKRKALYAAVTCDDFREGTESLLQASGLGRMKPNTLMIGFKRNWRTAGADKVQSYVGILHDAFDFEYGMVMLRMNQGLDVSHLVEAEEEMLKAAKEQQALDNEMIPNGGKMKGLFRKSRNSSQQVLTTRVSVCAPPPPQIARMNEKLMEASGQFKKKQPKGTIDVWWLFDDGGLTLLLPYILTTRKKWKDCKLRIFIAGQPERSELDREEMKSLLQKFRIKCSDINVIDDLHIKPRSDSLKMLDDMIEPFRLREGSKDSFQAEALQKENPWKITDTELSSFEEKTHLQVRLNELLQENSKSANLIIVSMPIARKGSISDFLYMAWLDVLTKDLPPTLLIRGNHKSVLTFYS; the protein is encoded by the exons ATGGAGAAGATCGGCTCTAATGGAGGGGGACATGTTAACTCCTCTTATGATCCCACTCTGGATGAACCTCCGGTCTACAATGAAACCAACTTCTCCAATGAGGAGCACCGGACCGTCCGCCCCTCGGTGATGAGCGCGTTTGGTCACGACACCTTAGACCGGGTGCCCAACATTGACTTTTACCGTAACGCCGGCAGCGTGAGCGGCCACCGAGCTGTAAGACCGTCCCTGCAGGAGCTCCACGAGGTCTTTCAGAAG AATGGAGCGATCGACGTGCCTGAGACGGTGGACGACGATGGCGAGACGAGCGACGGGACTCCCTCTGACGACCTGGAGTCGGCCGTTCTGCCCGACAGCAAAGGAGCAGTAAAGTTCGGTTGGATCCGAGGAGTTCTG GTGAGATGTATGCTGAACATCTGGGGCGTCATGCTGTTCATCCGCCTGTCCTGGGTCTTCGGTCAGGCAGGCTGGG GTCTGGGCATCGTGGTCATCGCTCTCAGCTGCGTGGTCACCATCATCACGGGCCTCTCCATGTCGGCCATCTGCACGAACGGCGTGGTCAGAGGAG GGGGAGCCTACTACCTGATCTCCCGCAGCCTGGGCCCAGAGTTCGGCGGCTCCATTGGGCTCATCTTTGCCTTTGCCAACGCCGTGGCTGTAGCCATGTATGTGGTGGGGTTTGCAGAGACCGTGGTGGATTTACTGAAG GAGTACGCGTCTCTGATGGTGGATGAAATAAACGACATCAGAATCATCGGCTGCATCACCGTTGTGCTGCTTTTGGGGATTTCGGTTGCTGGAATGGAATGGGAAGCGAAG GCCCAGATTGTTCTGCTGATCATCCTGCTGGTGGCCATCGTCAACGTGTTCGTAGGAACAGCCATTCCTGCAACTGCTGACAAAAAATCTAAAGGCTTCTTTGGTTATCAGT CCAACATCTTCATGGAAAACTTCCCACCTGCTTTTAGAGACggggaaacttttttttcagtgtttgccATATTTTTCCCCGCGGCAACGGGAATCCTGGCTGGAGCCAACATCTCTGGAGATTTACGG GACGCTCAGGCTGCCATTCCCAAAGGCACGTTACTTGCCATCGTGATCACTGGGATCACTTACCTCGGAGTGGCTCTTTGTGTCT CTGCTACTGTTGTCCGAGACGCCACGGGAAACACGACGGACATCATAAACTCCAGTTCTTTCTGTAACGGCTCTGCTGTATCCGCCTGTGAACTTGGTTATAACTTCTCCTCCTGCGCAACACAAACCTGTAAATTTGGCTCAATGAACAACTTCCAG GTGATGACCATGGTGTCCGGGTTCGGACCTCTCATCACGGCAGGAACCTTCTCAGCCACGCTCTCCTCGGCTCTGGCCTCCCTCGTTAGCGCTCCCAAAGTCTTCCAG GCTCTGTGCAAAGACAACATTTACAAAGCTCTGCACTTCTTCGCCAAAGGCCACGGGAAGAACAACGAGCCGATCCGTGGCTACATCCTGACATTCATCATTTCTGTGGCCTTCATCCTCATCG GAAATCTGAACACCATCGCTCCGATCATCTCCAACTTCTTCCTGGCATCTTATGCTCTCATTAACTTCTCCTGCTTCCACGCGTCCTACGCCAAGTCTCCAG GCTGGAGACCAGCGTATAAATACTACAACATGTGGCTGTCCCTGCTGGGCGCTCTGCTCTGCTGCGTCGTCATGTTCGTCATTAACTGGTGGGCCGCTCTGCTCACGTACGGGATTGAGATTCTGCTGTACGTCTACGTCACGGTGAAGAAGCCAG ACGTGAACTGGGGCTCGTCCACGCAGGCCGTGACCTTCGTGAGCGCAGTCAGCAACGCTCTGTCTCTGGCCGGGGTCGAAGATCACGTCAAGAACTTCAG GCCGCAGATCTTGGCTCTAACAGGGTCAGCTCAGTCCAGACCGGCTCTCCTGGACCTGGCCCACTGCTTCACCAAGAACTACGGACTCTGTCTCACCTGTGAAGTCTTTGTT GGCCCGAGATCGGAGACGCTGCAGGGGATGAACGCTGGGATGGAAAGGAACCAGCTGTATCTGAATAAAACCAAACGGAAAGCGCTTTATGCTGCTGTGACCTGCGACGACTTCAGGGAAGGAACTGAGAGTCTGCTGCAG GCTTCTGGTCTCGGCCGCATGAAGCCAAACACGCTGATGATCGGCTTCAAGAGGAACTGGAGGACAGCAGGAGCAGACAAAGTCCAGAGTTATGTGGGGATTCTGCA TGACGCTTTTGACTTTGAGTACGGGATGGTGATGCTGAGGATGAACCAGGGACTCGATGTGTCTCATCTTGTCGAGGCAGAAG AGGAAATGCTGAAGGCGGCGAAGGAGCAGCAGGCTCTGGATAATGAGATGATCCCGAACGGAGGGAAAATGAAAGGACTCTTCAGGAAGTCCAGGAATTCTTCCCAGCAAGTGCTCACAACCAGAG TGTCCGTGTgcgcccccccacccccccagaTTGCCAGGATGAATGAGAAGCTGATGGAGGCCAGCGGTCAGTTTAAGAAGAAGCAGCCGAAAGGCACCATCGATGTGTGGTGGCTGTTTGACGACGGAG GCCTCACCCTGCTGCTGCCCTACATCCTGACCACCAGGAAGAAGTGGAAGGACTGTAAGTTAAGGATCTTCATCGCAGGGCAGCCTGAACGCAGCGAGCTGGACAGAGAGGA GATGAAGTCTTTGTTACAGAAATTCAGAATTAAGTGCAGCGACATTAATGTCATCGATGACCTTCATATCAAACCGCGATCAGACAG CCTGAAGATGCTGGACGACATGATTGAGCCTTTCCGTCTGCGTGAAGGCTCCAAAGACAGTTTTCAGGCTGAAGCCTTGCAGAAGGAGAACCCCTGGAAGATCACCGACACGGAGCTGAGCAGCTTCGAGGAGAAG actCACCTCCAGGTTCGACTGAACGAGCTCCTTCAGGAAAACTCCAAGTCAGCCAACCTGATCATCGT GAGCATGCCCATCGCTCGGAAAGGATCCATCTCGGATTTCCTCTACATGGCCTGGCTGGACGTCCTGACGAAGGACCTGCCTCCAACTCTGCTCATCCGAGGAAACCACAAGAGCGTGCTGACGTTCTACTCATGA
- the dut gene encoding deoxyuridine 5'-triphosphate nucleotidohydrolase, mitochondrial isoform X3: MPTLDVTDVSALSPSKRAKTETTEAPVLRFAKLSEHATPPTRGSAKAAGYDLYSAYDYSIGAMDKAIVKTDIQIAVPHGYYGRVAPRSGLAAKHFIDVGAGVVDEDYRGNVGVVLFNFSKETFEVKKGDRVAQLVCEKICYPDLVEEKTLDETKRGAGGFGSTGRN, encoded by the exons ATGCCTACCCTAGATGTTACAGATGTTTCTGCACTTTCTCCATCAAAGAGGGCGAAAACTGAGACGACAGAAGCTCCTGTGCTCAGGTTTGCTAAACTTTCTGAGCATGCCACCCCACCGACACGAGGCTCTGCAAAGGCAGCAGGATATGACCTCTACAG CGCCTATGATTACTCCATTGGAGCCATGGATAAGGCCATTGTGAAGACTGACATCCAGATTGCTGTTCCACATGGATACTACGGCAGAGTGG CACCAAGATCGGGCCTGGCAGCGAAGCACTTCATCGATGTCGGTG CCGGTGTCGTAGATGAAGACTACAGGGGGAACGTGGGCGTTGTGCTCTTTAACTTCAGCAAGGAGACATTTGAAG TGAAAAAAGGTGACAGAGTCGCTCAGCTGGTTTGTGAGAAGATTTGTTACCCAGACCTGGTGGAGGAAAAG acACTCGATGAAACCAAACGCGGCGCTGGAGGCTTTGGATCAACTGGACGCAACTGA
- the dut gene encoding deoxyuridine 5'-triphosphate nucleotidohydrolase, mitochondrial isoform X2, giving the protein MTRTLLRIKDFQSCFSSFGAAPRFLTRRQIHTQIIKANKDVTDVSALSPSKRAKTETTEAPVLRFAKLSEHATPPTRGSAKAAGYDLYSAYDYSIGAMDKAIVKTDIQIAVPHGYYGRVAPRSGLAAKHFIDVGAGVVDEDYRGNVGVVLFNFSKETFEVKKGDRVAQLVCEKICYPDLVEEKTLDETKRGAGGFGSTGRN; this is encoded by the exons ATGACAAGAACGCTGCTCAGAATAAAGGACTTTCAGTCATGCTTCTCGTCGTTTGGCGCTGCTCCACGTTTCTTGACAAGAAGACAGATTCATACTCAGattataaaagcaaacaaag ATGTTACAGATGTTTCTGCACTTTCTCCATCAAAGAGGGCGAAAACTGAGACGACAGAAGCTCCTGTGCTCAGGTTTGCTAAACTTTCTGAGCATGCCACCCCACCGACACGAGGCTCTGCAAAGGCAGCAGGATATGACCTCTACAG CGCCTATGATTACTCCATTGGAGCCATGGATAAGGCCATTGTGAAGACTGACATCCAGATTGCTGTTCCACATGGATACTACGGCAGAGTGG CACCAAGATCGGGCCTGGCAGCGAAGCACTTCATCGATGTCGGTG CCGGTGTCGTAGATGAAGACTACAGGGGGAACGTGGGCGTTGTGCTCTTTAACTTCAGCAAGGAGACATTTGAAG TGAAAAAAGGTGACAGAGTCGCTCAGCTGGTTTGTGAGAAGATTTGTTACCCAGACCTGGTGGAGGAAAAG acACTCGATGAAACCAAACGCGGCGCTGGAGGCTTTGGATCAACTGGACGCAACTGA